The following are encoded in a window of Brevibacillus sp. DP1.3A genomic DNA:
- a CDS encoding Gfo/Idh/MocA family protein — MRFGVIGTNWITEEFIQAGQEVEGFSLQAVYSRTIERAKEFADKYHAPFAYNSLEEMATSKNIDAVYIASPNSCHAEQAIQCMDAGLHVLCEKPLASNAIEVEEMIEAAKRNDVLLMEAVKSTLLPNFFAIQDNLHKLGKVRRFIASNCQYSSRYDAYREGKVLRAFDPSFSNGALMDIGIYCLYPLLILFGRPDDIKAEGIVLDSGVDGEGSMLLKYREMDAIISFSKITTSYQPAEIQGEDATMVIDRINHLKEVDIRYRDGRIEQVTRPQTPKTMHYEIREFLDLAKSGARQSATNSHEVSKMAMQVMDEARRQMGIVFPADRKKQ; from the coding sequence ATGCGATTTGGCGTAATCGGAACGAACTGGATCACCGAGGAATTTATCCAGGCTGGTCAAGAAGTAGAAGGATTTTCTCTTCAGGCTGTTTATTCACGTACCATCGAACGCGCCAAGGAATTCGCTGACAAGTACCATGCTCCATTTGCCTATAACAGCCTAGAAGAAATGGCTACAAGCAAAAATATTGACGCGGTCTATATTGCGAGCCCCAACTCCTGCCACGCGGAGCAAGCGATCCAGTGCATGGACGCGGGGCTACACGTATTATGTGAAAAGCCACTGGCTTCCAATGCGATTGAGGTAGAAGAAATGATCGAGGCAGCGAAAAGAAATGACGTGCTGCTCATGGAGGCCGTCAAATCTACACTATTGCCCAATTTTTTTGCGATACAAGACAACCTGCACAAGCTGGGAAAAGTACGACGCTTTATTGCTAGTAATTGCCAATATTCTTCGCGCTATGACGCGTATCGCGAAGGGAAGGTTTTACGTGCTTTTGATCCTTCTTTTTCAAACGGAGCCTTGATGGACATCGGTATCTATTGTCTTTATCCGTTACTCATCCTTTTTGGCAGACCAGACGACATCAAAGCAGAAGGAATTGTGCTTGATTCTGGAGTGGACGGAGAGGGCAGTATGCTTTTGAAGTATCGAGAGATGGATGCAATCATTAGTTTCTCGAAAATTACGACCTCCTATCAACCAGCAGAAATTCAAGGGGAGGACGCTACGATGGTGATCGATCGAATCAACCATCTCAAAGAAGTGGACATTCGTTACAGGGACGGACGAATCGAGCAAGTGACAAGGCCACAAACCCCGAAGACCATGCATTATGAAATAAGAGAATTCCTAGACTTGGCGAAGAGCGGGGCCAGACAATCTGCAACGAATTCGCATGAAGTATCCAAAATGGCCATGCAGGTCATGGATGAAGCGAGAAGACAGATGGGGATTGTTTTTCCAGCGGATCGTAAAAAACAGTAG
- the kynB gene encoding arylformamidase: MKIIDISRPLMAGMPTWPGDTPFHYVINWPKAESGSVNVGKITMSVHTGTHVDAPFHFDDDGRKMAALPLDLYIGVARVVELTGRSSIGPEDFAHVDLEGVERLLLKTLSWSDPNLFPSTICHLRADLPAFLAQKGIRLIGVDVPSVDPLDSKELAAHHGLHQHDIHILEGLLLDHVEPGDYELIALPLLLMEADGSPVRAILRRS; this comes from the coding sequence ATGAAAATAATAGATATATCCCGTCCGCTCATGGCAGGTATGCCGACCTGGCCAGGGGACACTCCCTTTCACTATGTCATAAACTGGCCCAAAGCGGAGAGTGGCTCAGTCAATGTCGGTAAAATAACGATGAGTGTACATACGGGTACACATGTGGATGCTCCATTCCATTTCGATGATGATGGTCGAAAAATGGCGGCATTGCCCTTGGACCTGTACATTGGAGTGGCAAGAGTGGTAGAGCTTACTGGACGTTCCAGCATTGGCCCAGAAGATTTTGCCCACGTTGATCTGGAGGGGGTGGAACGCTTGCTGCTCAAAACATTATCATGGAGCGACCCCAATCTGTTTCCGTCAACCATCTGTCATCTGCGAGCAGATTTGCCAGCGTTCCTCGCCCAAAAAGGCATTCGGCTGATCGGAGTGGATGTCCCATCTGTCGATCCGTTGGACAGCAAGGAACTGGCTGCTCATCATGGGCTTCACCAGCATGATATTCATATTTTGGAGGGGCTCCTGCTCGATCATGTGGAACCGGGTGATTACGAACTGATCGCACTGCCGCTGCTTTTGATGGAGGCAGATGGAAGTCCGGTACGTGCAATTTTGCGTCGGTCGTAA
- a CDS encoding VOC family protein, whose product MRLTFDHLVHFVQRTPQEASEQFCQAGFHAVAGGRHASWGTWNSLSYFGLFYVEFLAVEHEELARQSDNPLVRQCIEDEAKGEGFGQIALRTKEMDAWAERLRSQGLQVTGPVAGCRTRDDGTTLRWRMLFLEDTDSALLPPFLIEWSQTDEERIEDLTNRGIIGAHPNGAAHLQSVGYAVKDLEEATARWQSWFGWKKSEKFHDKELGAICQAFELPGGNVVLCQPTEEGLAQTAWKNRGQRPFFVRLAGASQNSEYKIGGGSYFLAT is encoded by the coding sequence GTGCGATTAACTTTTGATCATTTGGTTCATTTTGTACAGCGAACTCCTCAGGAAGCATCGGAACAATTTTGCCAAGCGGGTTTTCATGCGGTAGCTGGAGGGCGTCATGCGTCTTGGGGGACATGGAATAGCCTTAGTTATTTCGGGCTTTTTTATGTTGAATTTTTGGCGGTTGAACACGAGGAGCTTGCTCGACAATCAGATAATCCGCTCGTACGTCAATGTATCGAGGATGAAGCAAAGGGAGAAGGATTTGGTCAGATTGCGCTTCGGACCAAAGAGATGGATGCGTGGGCAGAGCGCCTGCGAAGCCAAGGTTTGCAGGTTACTGGACCTGTTGCGGGATGTCGTACGCGTGATGATGGCACGACGCTTCGGTGGCGGATGTTATTCCTCGAAGATACAGATAGTGCTCTTCTACCGCCATTTCTCATTGAATGGTCGCAAACAGATGAGGAAAGAATAGAAGATTTGACGAATCGTGGCATCATTGGCGCACATCCGAACGGTGCAGCCCATCTCCAGTCAGTAGGCTATGCAGTAAAAGATCTGGAAGAAGCAACAGCACGTTGGCAAAGTTGGTTTGGATGGAAGAAGAGCGAAAAATTCCACGATAAAGAACTGGGGGCCATCTGCCAAGCATTTGAACTTCCGGGTGGAAATGTAGTGCTTTGCCAACCGACTGAGGAGGGATTGGCGCAGACTGCATGGAAAAATCGCGGGCAAAGACCGTTTTTTGTGAGGCTGGCAGGAGCAAGCCAAAATAGCGAGTATAAGATTGGTGGAGGATCTTACTTTCTAGCTACTTAG
- a CDS encoding cyclase family protein, with translation MKMYDVTATVYEGMTVYKNKPEKQPKIRTATNGYVTESRIDMDLHSGTHVDAPLHMVNAGDTFESISLEKLVGNCKVLDLTAVEDRITRSDLESFDLVRGDFVLFKTKNSFEEAFSFEFVFLSEEGAEYLSELGVRGIGTDALGIERAQEGHPTHKKLFAAGVIVVEGLRLAEVPPGEYFLVAAPLKLIGTDAAPARVLLFEGLHSE, from the coding sequence ATGAAAATGTATGATGTAACTGCCACCGTGTACGAAGGAATGACGGTGTATAAAAACAAGCCGGAAAAGCAGCCGAAAATACGAACCGCTACGAATGGCTATGTAACTGAATCGAGAATCGACATGGACCTTCACTCTGGTACCCATGTAGATGCTCCCCTGCACATGGTGAATGCTGGCGATACATTTGAGAGTATTTCCTTGGAGAAGCTAGTGGGCAATTGCAAGGTTCTCGATCTCACAGCGGTAGAAGACAGGATCACTCGCTCCGACTTGGAGAGTTTCGATCTTGTGCGAGGAGATTTTGTCCTGTTTAAAACGAAAAACTCTTTTGAAGAGGCGTTCTCTTTTGAATTCGTTTTTCTGTCTGAAGAAGGAGCAGAATATTTAAGTGAGCTGGGTGTGCGGGGTATTGGTACCGATGCACTTGGAATCGAACGCGCCCAGGAAGGACACCCCACACATAAAAAGCTGTTTGCAGCGGGAGTCATTGTCGTGGAAGGCTTGCGGCTAGCAGAGGTCCCGCCAGGCGAGTATTTTCTGGTAGCTGCACCACTCAAGCTGATCGGCACGGATGCAGCCCCGGCAAGGGTCCTATTGTTTGAAGGCTTACATAGCGAATAA
- the zwf gene encoding glucose-6-phosphate dehydrogenase has product MEAMTFVLFGATGDLAKRKIFPALFNLYVDQKLPAAFSIIGVGRRAWSDDEFQESVRQSVHEFSRRAQIDSHELDAFLSACRYAEVDVMEPRAYVTLHDLVLQREQELQIPQNRMFYLSVAPQFFEGIATNINSSGLGSTTGWKRLIIEKPFGHDLQSAEELNEKLGKAFLEEEIYRIDHYLGKPMVQNLGALEFANPVFQALWNNQYIANVQITANETVGVEDRAGYYEPAGALRDMLQNHMLQMLMIIAMQLPKRITSAHIREEKRKVMAAVRPMKKEEVRTHVIRGQYSAGHIQGTPMAGYRDEPGVDPVSMTETYIATRVWIDAPFWQGVPFYIRTGKRLQEKSTRIVIEFKNPHEKLYQEQNETTSPNLLIINVNPNEGIALQVNSKNPTNSGKIEPVTVDFSAGTKDVPEAYELLLFDALRGDSTYFAHWDEVRLSWEWVTPILEAFGENLVPLFTYEAGSFGPKAAEQLLAADGFVWWLDKFEEPVPVTATR; this is encoded by the coding sequence ATGGAAGCGATGACCTTTGTCCTATTTGGCGCGACAGGAGATTTAGCCAAACGCAAAATTTTCCCTGCGCTCTTTAATTTATATGTAGATCAAAAGTTGCCTGCTGCCTTTTCGATTATCGGTGTGGGGAGAAGGGCCTGGTCTGATGACGAATTTCAGGAATCGGTTCGCCAGTCTGTCCATGAGTTTTCTCGTCGCGCCCAGATTGATTCCCACGAGCTAGACGCTTTCTTGTCTGCTTGTCGCTATGCGGAAGTAGATGTCATGGAACCACGTGCTTATGTAACGTTACATGATCTGGTCCTGCAAAGAGAGCAAGAGCTGCAAATCCCGCAAAACCGGATGTTTTACTTGTCAGTAGCCCCGCAATTTTTCGAGGGAATTGCAACCAATATCAACTCCAGCGGACTGGGTTCAACGACAGGCTGGAAGCGTCTGATCATTGAAAAGCCATTTGGACATGATTTGCAATCCGCTGAAGAATTGAATGAAAAGCTGGGGAAAGCATTTTTGGAAGAAGAAATATATCGCATTGACCATTACTTGGGAAAACCAATGGTCCAAAATCTCGGGGCTCTCGAATTTGCGAACCCAGTCTTCCAAGCTCTCTGGAACAATCAGTACATCGCCAACGTGCAAATTACGGCGAATGAAACGGTCGGCGTTGAGGATCGGGCTGGATATTACGAACCTGCCGGGGCACTGCGCGACATGCTCCAAAATCACATGCTGCAAATGCTCATGATCATCGCCATGCAGCTTCCGAAGCGAATTACGTCCGCCCATATCCGCGAAGAAAAGCGCAAGGTGATGGCAGCCGTGCGTCCGATGAAGAAAGAAGAAGTTCGCACCCACGTTATTCGCGGTCAGTATAGCGCGGGACATATTCAAGGAACGCCTATGGCTGGCTACAGGGACGAGCCTGGTGTCGATCCCGTTTCGATGACAGAAACGTATATTGCCACGCGCGTCTGGATTGATGCCCCGTTTTGGCAAGGGGTACCATTTTATATTCGCACGGGAAAAAGACTGCAAGAGAAATCAACCAGGATCGTTATTGAGTTCAAAAATCCGCACGAAAAGCTATATCAGGAGCAAAATGAAACGACATCGCCTAATTTGTTGATCATCAACGTGAATCCGAACGAAGGTATTGCCTTGCAGGTAAATAGTAAGAATCCGACAAATAGCGGTAAGATTGAGCCGGTGACGGTAGATTTCAGTGCAGGGACAAAAGACGTGCCAGAAGCGTACGAGCTGCTTTTGTTCGATGCACTCCGAGGGGATTCCACTTACTTTGCGCATTGGGATGAGGTCCGGCTGTCGTGGGAGTGGGTGACACCGATATTGGAAGCCTTCGGTGAAAATTTGGTGCCACTCTTTACGTACGAAGCTGGCTCATTCGGACCGAAGGCCGCAGAGCAATTACTTGCTGCGGACGGATTCGTGTGGTGGCTGGATAAGTTCGAAGAACCAGTGCCAGTTACTGCAACGAGATAG
- a CDS encoding DinB family protein: protein MLRRPDRDEYVAYFDYYIGLVPEGELQTILTQQGERQVALFSSLAPEQMDYRYAPGKWTVKEVLGHLVDTERIMSYRLLRIARGDQTPLVGFDENAFVEHGCYQLRDLSDLLEEYKAVRASTIAQVRGISPEAWLRTGIANGNKLSARTLAYVIAGHEAHHTTILKARYLG from the coding sequence ATGCTCAGACGACCAGATCGCGATGAATACGTTGCTTATTTTGACTATTATATTGGGCTTGTACCTGAGGGGGAGCTGCAAACGATCCTCACACAACAAGGCGAGAGGCAAGTCGCATTATTTTCGTCACTTGCGCCCGAGCAAATGGATTATCGATATGCACCAGGAAAATGGACGGTAAAAGAGGTTTTGGGTCATCTCGTCGATACAGAACGCATCATGAGCTATCGCTTGCTGAGAATCGCGAGAGGAGATCAGACACCCCTCGTTGGTTTTGATGAGAATGCTTTTGTCGAACACGGGTGTTATCAGCTAAGAGACCTCTCAGATTTACTGGAAGAGTATAAGGCTGTTCGGGCTTCCACCATCGCACAGGTCCGCGGAATCTCTCCGGAAGCGTGGTTGCGTACAGGAATTGCCAACGGAAACAAGCTATCTGCAAGGACGTTGGCTTATGTGATTGCAGGACATGAAGCTCACCACACTACCATTTTAAAGGCTCGGTATTTGGGGTAG
- a CDS encoding homoserine dehydrogenase, translating to MSAEVVRVGLLGLGTVGGGVIKTIRSQQEKLASRLGKRIEIVKALVRDSEKERAVHIDPALLTTDFEDVLSSNVDIVVEVMGGVEPTYDYVRALIEKGCHVVTANKELLAKKGTELVDLANQHQVHLAYEASVAGGIPILSVLRQFLRTNDIQGVRGILNGTTNFILTKMEAEQLSYQEVLKQAQELGYAEADPRSDVEGFDAMYKLYILAQLVYGESLPLADVVRKGIADLSAGHIRIASELGYRIKLIAQAYQAEKGIRLSVEPTMLPLSHPLAQIHDAFNAVQLSGNIVGDLLFTGRGAGELPTASAVVEDLAYLLTQPFTPHPTWKEKTADKAGVTVDSVEHVLCYLEGSCHTATPDRVLHFLQQAGVNVHKLKVQFDLGGVLRAGLIVTGISEEHESLLKNDFGLEVRCFPIIESA from the coding sequence ATGAGTGCAGAAGTGGTACGCGTGGGATTATTGGGATTGGGAACAGTGGGTGGAGGCGTAATCAAAACGATCCGTTCGCAGCAGGAGAAGCTGGCTTCTCGTCTGGGTAAACGAATTGAGATCGTCAAGGCATTGGTGCGTGACTCGGAAAAAGAGCGGGCGGTTCATATCGACCCGGCTTTACTGACAACAGACTTTGAGGATGTATTGAGCAGTAATGTGGATATAGTGGTGGAGGTCATGGGTGGTGTAGAACCTACCTATGACTACGTCCGTGCTTTGATCGAAAAGGGCTGCCATGTGGTAACTGCCAACAAAGAGCTCCTGGCGAAAAAAGGAACGGAGCTAGTCGATTTGGCAAATCAACATCAAGTGCATCTTGCCTATGAAGCGAGTGTGGCAGGGGGCATCCCGATCTTGAGCGTGCTCCGGCAGTTCCTACGCACGAACGATATTCAAGGCGTTCGCGGTATTCTTAACGGAACAACGAACTTCATTTTGACGAAAATGGAGGCAGAGCAGCTCTCCTACCAGGAGGTTCTCAAGCAAGCGCAGGAGCTGGGCTATGCGGAAGCAGACCCTCGTTCGGATGTGGAAGGCTTTGATGCTATGTACAAGTTGTATATCTTGGCACAGCTTGTGTACGGAGAATCGCTGCCCTTAGCAGATGTTGTTCGCAAAGGAATTGCAGATTTGTCAGCAGGTCACATTCGGATTGCGAGCGAGCTCGGGTACCGGATCAAGCTGATCGCGCAGGCCTATCAAGCTGAGAAAGGAATTCGCCTATCTGTTGAACCAACCATGCTTCCGCTGAGCCATCCGTTGGCGCAAATCCACGACGCGTTTAATGCTGTCCAGCTATCCGGCAACATCGTAGGAGACTTGTTGTTTACAGGAAGAGGGGCAGGAGAGCTCCCCACAGCAAGTGCAGTCGTGGAGGATTTGGCCTATTTATTGACACAACCATTCACACCGCATCCTACTTGGAAAGAAAAAACGGCTGACAAAGCTGGAGTCACGGTGGACTCGGTAGAACACGTCCTATGTTATCTTGAGGGCTCGTGTCATACTGCTACGCCAGATCGTGTCTTGCATTTCCTTCAGCAGGCAGGAGTCAACGTGCATAAACTAAAAGTCCAATTCGACTTGGGAGGCGTCTTGCGCGCAGGTTTGATCGTGACAGGAATCAGCGAAGAGCACGAGTCCCTATTGAAAAATGATTTTGGCTTAGAAGTGCGCTGCTTCCCTATTATCGAATCTGCGTAA
- a CDS encoding arsenic resistance protein, whose amino-acid sequence MISREQLEKNQVWLYAFVLIIAAGTGLLWPESSASLDSMISFILAILMYGMFAQIPFFRLKEALSNRKFIYALLVTNYIAVPILVWGLTQLLPTDPAILLGVLLVLLTPCIDYVIVFTHLGRGNEKLVLVSTPILFVTQMLLLPIYLWLFMGKTSAEIVSVGPFLEAFLGLIVVPLVLALLTQWWSRRQPYGERFLEATAWLPVPFMALTLFIVVASQISKLYTSFHFISQVIPVYVAYMAITPIIARIVSRLFRLDTGAGRALIFSAGTRNSLVVLPFALALPEPLNGVVSAVIVTQTIVELIGELLYIRLVPNVLLRETNRNAENKNE is encoded by the coding sequence GTGATTTCAAGAGAACAATTAGAAAAGAATCAAGTATGGCTCTATGCTTTCGTACTAATTATTGCCGCTGGAACAGGTTTGTTGTGGCCAGAATCCAGTGCGAGCTTAGATAGCATGATTTCGTTCATACTTGCCATCTTAATGTATGGAATGTTTGCTCAAATACCGTTTTTTCGTTTAAAAGAGGCGCTCTCGAATCGAAAGTTCATTTATGCGCTACTTGTTACGAATTACATAGCTGTACCTATCCTTGTTTGGGGGTTAACTCAGCTTCTTCCAACCGATCCAGCAATTCTATTAGGTGTACTCCTTGTTTTGCTTACCCCCTGCATTGACTATGTTATCGTCTTTACACATCTTGGGAGAGGGAACGAAAAGCTTGTTTTGGTTTCAACCCCTATACTCTTTGTCACCCAAATGCTTTTATTGCCTATTTATCTATGGCTTTTTATGGGCAAGACATCGGCAGAAATTGTAAGTGTCGGACCGTTTCTCGAAGCGTTTTTAGGTCTTATTGTTGTTCCACTGGTACTTGCTCTACTTACTCAATGGTGGTCAAGACGCCAACCATACGGAGAACGTTTTCTTGAGGCTACAGCATGGCTTCCTGTGCCTTTTATGGCACTAACCCTCTTTATTGTTGTTGCATCCCAAATCTCTAAACTATATACCTCTTTTCATTTTATTAGCCAAGTGATTCCCGTCTATGTAGCATATATGGCCATTACACCGATTATTGCACGTATCGTTTCTCGTCTATTCCGTTTAGATACCGGTGCAGGGCGGGCTCTCATCTTTAGTGCAGGAACCCGTAATTCTCTTGTCGTTCTTCCTTTTGCACTGGCGCTACCTGAACCTCTAAACGGGGTAGTGTCTGCTGTAATCGTAACCCAAACAATTGTAGAACTTATTGGGGAGCTATTATATATTCGTCTTGTTCCAAATGTACTTTTACGAGAGACGAACAGAAATGCTGAAAACAAAAATGAATAG
- a CDS encoding CapA family protein, with translation MNETRSSRVKVRRKHSRRKWARVGKNTLLFSVLAIFVVGTYYLFQTAMDGEHANPNTQPAPDNTVNQKTSVQLTFVGDIMMSGNVEKTLLANSYDYPYKHVSSLFLQDDITIANLETPITETGVAAQNKAYVYKSSPLAVPAMKNAGIDVVNLANNHSMDQGVPGLLDTFDALDENRIEYVGAGKDASHAYSPVFIEKNGIKIAILGFSRVIPETSWYAGHSQPGMAASYDPSLAVKAIQEAKNQADLVVVIAHWGKERADYPVDHQKELSRAYIDAGADLIVGGHPHVLQGFERYNDKWIAYSLGNFIFTRSNEPKTWETMVLQANCTKSGDCELTMLPFHAELGQAVPMNESNGAALLKRIESISESVDIQSEGRIQPRAKAVETAS, from the coding sequence ATGAACGAGACCAGATCAAGCCGGGTAAAAGTTCGGCGCAAGCACTCACGCAGAAAATGGGCACGCGTTGGAAAGAACACGCTCCTATTTAGCGTGTTGGCCATCTTCGTCGTCGGAACCTACTACCTATTCCAAACTGCTATGGATGGAGAACATGCCAACCCGAACACGCAGCCTGCTCCTGACAATACCGTGAACCAAAAGACTTCTGTGCAGCTCACCTTTGTCGGTGACATCATGATGTCAGGTAATGTAGAGAAAACCTTACTCGCAAACAGCTATGACTACCCATACAAGCATGTAAGCTCGCTCTTTTTGCAAGATGATATCACAATTGCCAATTTGGAGACGCCGATCACCGAAACTGGTGTTGCTGCACAGAACAAGGCCTATGTCTACAAGTCGTCGCCACTTGCTGTTCCTGCCATGAAAAACGCTGGGATTGATGTGGTGAATCTCGCCAATAATCACTCGATGGATCAAGGAGTGCCGGGATTGCTGGATACCTTTGACGCTTTAGACGAAAACCGGATTGAATACGTCGGCGCAGGTAAGGATGCCAGCCATGCCTATTCACCTGTATTCATAGAAAAGAACGGCATCAAAATCGCGATTCTCGGCTTCAGCAGGGTCATTCCCGAAACGAGCTGGTATGCAGGGCATTCCCAGCCAGGTATGGCCGCTTCCTACGATCCTTCACTAGCAGTAAAAGCGATCCAAGAAGCGAAAAACCAAGCGGATCTCGTCGTGGTGATTGCACACTGGGGCAAAGAACGCGCTGATTATCCTGTCGATCATCAAAAAGAGTTGTCTCGTGCCTACATCGATGCTGGTGCAGATTTGATTGTCGGCGGTCATCCCCACGTACTTCAAGGTTTTGAACGATACAACGACAAATGGATTGCGTACAGTCTCGGCAATTTCATTTTCACACGATCAAACGAACCCAAGACCTGGGAAACGATGGTTCTGCAAGCAAACTGTACGAAAAGCGGCGATTGTGAGCTGACGATGCTTCCGTTTCACGCAGAATTGGGACAAGCTGTACCCATGAATGAAAGCAACGGCGCTGCCCTGCTAAAACGCATTGAATCCATTTCAGAGAGTGTCGACATACAAAGTGAAGGGCGTATTCAACCTCGTGCAAAAGCGGTGGAGACTGCCTCCTGA